In Sulfurirhabdus autotrophica, one DNA window encodes the following:
- a CDS encoding recombinase family protein, with the protein MVKKDTDKRIGQLVGYIRVSTLDQNTSRQEEQLQGFNLDELFTDHASGKDTERPQLQAALKHLRKGDTLIVHSMDRLARNLDDLRRLVKEQTGKGIAVQFIKESLTFTGDDSPMSTLLLSMMGAFAEFERSLIKERQREGIAIAKKGGKYAGRKPTLNAEKVAELLAKDEANGQKNRAGLARELGISRETLYQYINKAKESPVTTKTD; encoded by the coding sequence ATGGTTAAGAAAGACACAGATAAGCGTATAGGGCAGCTTGTTGGATACATCCGAGTATCTACCTTAGATCAGAACACAAGTAGGCAGGAAGAGCAGCTACAAGGCTTTAATCTTGATGAGTTGTTTACTGATCATGCTAGTGGTAAAGACACTGAGAGGCCCCAACTCCAAGCAGCACTCAAGCACCTACGCAAGGGTGATACATTGATAGTTCATTCAATGGATCGACTTGCAAGAAACTTGGATGACTTGAGAAGACTTGTTAAGGAGCAAACTGGTAAAGGTATTGCAGTCCAGTTCATCAAAGAAAGCCTCACCTTCACCGGTGATGACTCACCTATGTCCACGTTGCTCTTGTCAATGATGGGTGCGTTTGCTGAGTTTGAAAGATCATTGATTAAAGAACGACAGCGTGAAGGCATCGCCATTGCTAAGAAGGGTGGTAAGTATGCTGGACGTAAGCCAACTTTAAACGCTGAGAAGGTTGCTGAGTTATTAGCCAAGGATGAAGCCAATGGTCAAAAGAATCGAGCTGGACTAGCTAGGGAGCTTGGTATCTCAAGAGAGACATTGTATCAGTACATTAACAAAGCTAAAGAATCACCAGTGACAACTAAGACTGACTGA
- a CDS encoding ParB/RepB/Spo0J family partition protein, with protein sequence MKDNKLDRQLIPIDLITRDTELQVRNKMDTPTIRKYAVAMRSGAEFPPISLAMVDGTYLLLDGWHRLAAARELGEYHITALVKPMTREVATWEAAKANLTHGLPLKATEKLSVFKLYMKSKQNVDGYKLKSYRKIEIELAGLVPRVTLTRWVLKYYPATAKRMGQVKGYGSEVATAPDIDHEPSHLGQARQALSDGLNLYLMLDNPTNRGELIKMTEDALKEMKQREYVKSIF encoded by the coding sequence ATGAAGGATAATAAATTAGATCGCCAGTTGATCCCAATAGACTTGATTACTAGGGATACTGAGTTGCAGGTTAGAAACAAGATGGATACACCAACGATCAGGAAGTACGCTGTAGCCATGCGTAGCGGTGCTGAGTTCCCACCGATTAGCTTAGCCATGGTGGACGGTACGTATCTATTGTTGGACGGCTGGCATAGGCTAGCTGCTGCACGTGAGCTAGGGGAATACCATATAACAGCTTTGGTCAAACCCATGACTCGTGAAGTTGCAACATGGGAAGCTGCCAAAGCTAACCTAACGCATGGGTTGCCACTTAAGGCCACTGAGAAGTTATCTGTTTTTAAGTTGTATATGAAGAGTAAGCAAAATGTAGATGGTTATAAGTTGAAATCATATAGAAAGATTGAAATTGAGTTAGCTGGTCTAGTCCCAAGAGTTACGTTGACTCGGTGGGTGCTTAAGTATTACCCCGCTACAGCTAAACGTATGGGTCAAGTTAAGGGCTATGGTTCTGAGGTCGCTACTGCTCCCGATATTGATCATGAGCCTAGCCACTTGGGACAGGCTAGACAAGCCCTCAGTGACGGATTGAATCTTTATCTGATGTTGGATAATCCAACGAACAGAGGTGAGCTAATCAAGATGACTGAGGATGCTCTAAAGGAGATGAAACAGAGAGAATATGTTAAGTCTATTTTCTGA
- a CDS encoding recombinase family protein, whose product MAKAYSYLRFSTPEQLKGDSLRRQTQLAKDYTLRHNLELDESLTFDDLGISAYRGKNKDTGGLALFLEAIEAGIVKSGDYLLVESLDRLSREKPRKALRVLEEIIEAGVAVVTLIDGKQYTEEVMDDDAFGLLGSLLIMSRAHEESKTKARRLSEAWKGKRITALEKPLTAMIPQWMVLNKKTSTIELIPERAEVVKRIFSEYGKGKGKHIIARDLNTDNIPVFGRGKQWHSSYVFKILTNRACIGEFTPHHNQYIEGKIVRVPLDSIDNYYPAVVDEDTFQVAQGIKQSRTRENKPVGGKPSIHNLLSHLAKCPLCGSTMTRVNKGNKWQYYLCTKAKTGNGCTYKTVNFEKVNDSVINSVADLAENKPSFNTNETEIREKINQCEIEIGVGQESIENLLDIAQKGGSPSVLTRINEVESSIEDAKKELDRLISTLQSMDNTLLDKRLGDLIEASNEDPIDTQRFNAVLLSLFSKVVINYDNLELDYYWKDTDHVISVPYDYLWPEAE is encoded by the coding sequence GTGGCAAAAGCATATTCTTATCTAAGATTTTCTACACCTGAACAGTTAAAAGGCGACAGCCTCAGACGACAAACACAGTTAGCCAAGGATTATACACTGAGGCATAACCTGGAGTTAGACGAGTCGTTAACTTTTGACGACTTAGGCATCTCAGCTTATCGCGGCAAGAACAAGGATACTGGTGGCCTCGCCTTATTTCTGGAGGCTATCGAAGCTGGAATCGTTAAGAGTGGGGATTACCTGCTTGTTGAATCACTGGATAGGTTAAGCCGTGAGAAACCAAGGAAAGCCTTGAGAGTACTTGAGGAAATCATAGAGGCAGGAGTGGCCGTAGTAACCCTGATTGATGGGAAGCAATACACCGAAGAAGTTATGGATGATGATGCTTTTGGGCTGCTAGGATCGTTGTTGATTATGTCCAGAGCGCACGAAGAATCTAAGACTAAAGCAAGGAGGCTCTCTGAGGCTTGGAAAGGTAAAAGAATTACAGCATTAGAGAAACCATTAACAGCCATGATTCCTCAATGGATGGTACTCAATAAGAAGACAAGCACAATCGAGTTGATACCAGAGAGGGCTGAAGTTGTTAAACGTATCTTCAGTGAGTATGGGAAGGGGAAGGGAAAACATATTATTGCTCGTGATCTGAATACAGACAATATTCCTGTGTTTGGCAGGGGTAAGCAATGGCACTCCAGCTATGTATTCAAGATACTAACGAATAGAGCCTGTATCGGAGAATTTACACCCCATCACAATCAATATATTGAGGGAAAGATAGTCAGAGTCCCACTTGATTCAATAGACAACTACTACCCTGCTGTTGTGGATGAAGATACATTTCAAGTAGCTCAGGGGATTAAACAGAGTAGAACTCGTGAAAACAAGCCTGTTGGTGGCAAACCATCCATCCATAACTTACTTAGCCACTTAGCGAAGTGTCCTTTGTGTGGCTCAACAATGACCAGAGTTAACAAGGGTAACAAGTGGCAATACTACCTTTGCACCAAAGCTAAAACTGGGAATGGCTGCACCTATAAAACTGTTAACTTTGAGAAGGTTAATGATTCAGTAATCAATTCTGTTGCTGATCTTGCTGAAAATAAGCCCAGCTTCAACACTAATGAAACTGAGATAAGAGAAAAGATTAACCAATGTGAAATTGAGATTGGTGTTGGTCAGGAAAGCATTGAAAACCTTTTGGATATTGCTCAGAAGGGAGGCTCGCCCTCAGTATTAACGAGAATTAATGAGGTTGAATCCTCTATTGAAGACGCTAAGAAAGAACTAGATCGATTGATATCAACTTTACAGTCCATGGACAATACATTGCTGGATAAACGCTTAGGTGACCTTATAGAAGCATCCAATGAAGACCCTATCGACACCCAGAGATTTAACGCAGTGTTACTCTCATTGTTTTCTAAGGTTGTTATTAACTATGATAACCTAGAACTAGATTACTACTGGAAAGATACGGATCATGTTATATCTGTACCATATGACTATCTATGGCCTGAGGCTGAATAG
- a CDS encoding multidrug effflux MFS transporter, translating to MTTHSTSSYRHRRTLTLLLAGLATLGPFSIDTYMPSFPAIGASLHISPLQLQQTLSVYLISFAVMMLFHGPFSDSFGRRPIILVSLLVFVLASIGCVFSYDINHLLIFRGIQGMSAGAGMVVGRAMIRDLFAGHEAQKLMSQVTMIFGISPAVAPVIGGWLHVWFGWHSVFVFLALFGLILFAFCFRYLPETLPEIGRQPFAAKPLLKNYRMVLSNRQFLFLAGTVSFNFAGFFLYIASAPVFVIQHLKLAENQFAWLFIPAVSGMIIGAFLSGKVAGRISAQETIKYAFMLLITAAGLNLGYNLVFPPSLPWAVLPVLLYGLGMSLAMPTISLLALDLYPLNRGLVSSMQGFAQTMLNAGVAGLASPFLSFSMVALAAGMGAFLLLGLFSWVNYLKVKGQEALCTN from the coding sequence GTGACTACTCATAGCACTTCCAGTTATCGTCATCGGCGAACTCTGACCTTGTTGCTCGCAGGTCTGGCTACCTTGGGTCCCTTTTCGATCGATACCTATATGCCATCGTTCCCGGCAATCGGGGCGAGTTTACATATTTCCCCGTTGCAGTTACAGCAAACCCTGAGCGTCTATCTCATTTCGTTTGCAGTGATGATGCTGTTTCATGGCCCTTTTTCCGATTCTTTCGGCAGGCGGCCAATTATTCTGGTTTCGTTACTGGTGTTTGTGCTGGCTTCCATAGGTTGTGTTTTTTCATATGATATCAATCATCTGTTGATTTTTCGTGGCATACAGGGCATGTCGGCAGGTGCAGGGATGGTGGTGGGGCGGGCAATGATTCGGGATTTATTTGCCGGACATGAAGCGCAAAAGCTGATGTCGCAAGTCACCATGATTTTCGGGATTTCACCGGCTGTTGCCCCTGTTATTGGCGGGTGGTTGCATGTCTGGTTTGGGTGGCATTCGGTATTCGTATTTTTGGCCCTTTTTGGTTTGATTCTTTTTGCATTTTGTTTTCGCTATTTGCCGGAAACGTTACCCGAAATTGGTCGCCAGCCGTTTGCAGCCAAACCCTTATTAAAAAACTATCGGATGGTACTGAGTAATCGGCAATTTTTATTTTTAGCGGGGACGGTGTCCTTCAATTTTGCCGGTTTCTTTTTATATATTGCTTCAGCTCCGGTGTTTGTTATTCAGCATTTGAAGCTGGCGGAGAATCAGTTTGCGTGGCTGTTTATTCCGGCGGTATCAGGCATGATTATTGGCGCATTCCTGTCAGGTAAAGTGGCAGGCCGAATTTCTGCGCAGGAAACGATAAAATACGCTTTCATGTTACTCATTACAGCGGCTGGATTGAATCTGGGTTATAACCTGGTATTTCCACCTTCTCTGCCATGGGCTGTTTTGCCAGTCTTGCTTTATGGTTTGGGAATGTCCCTGGCTATGCCCACAATTTCCTTGTTGGCACTGGATTTGTACCCACTTAATCGTGGATTAGTTTCTTCAATGCAAGGCTTTGCTCAAACCATGCTGAATGCTGGCGTAGCGGGGCTGGCTTCACCTTTTCTGTCTTTTTCCATGGTTGCGTTAGCAGCCGGAATGGGCGCATTCTTGTTGCTGGGCTTGTTCAGTTGGGTGAATTACCTCAAAGTAAAAGGGCAGGAGGCGCTATGCACGAATTAG
- a CDS encoding VIT1/CCC1 transporter family protein: MHELESWKEEKRSAYLYRVVSDVESGTARQVLFLELAKAADEQTELWVKEAAKRGREFPLVLKLDLRTKIVAWLVRKLGVRAMRSVLAAMKVRGMSLYSKAEPGHALPTSLAEVGRRHRGVGGGNLRAAVFGVNDGLVSTASLVLGVAGAAASNAVILLTGIAGLLAGAFSMAAGEYLSVRSQREMFEYQIGLERAELEQYPQEEAAELVLIFKAKGLSQEEADHLAQKIIADPDRALDTLAREELGLNPDELGSPWGAAGFSFASFAAGGAIPILPFLFGSGEKSLFIAIGMTGVALYAVGAVLSLFTGRNAWTGGLRMLLIGSAAGAATYLIGKLLGVSLG, translated from the coding sequence ATGCACGAATTAGAGAGCTGGAAAGAAGAGAAGCGTTCTGCTTATCTTTACCGCGTAGTGTCAGATGTTGAATCAGGCACTGCCCGACAGGTATTGTTTCTGGAGTTGGCAAAGGCAGCGGATGAGCAGACGGAGTTGTGGGTAAAAGAAGCCGCTAAAAGAGGGCGCGAGTTTCCCTTGGTGCTGAAGCTGGATTTGCGTACAAAAATTGTCGCCTGGCTGGTTAGAAAGCTTGGAGTACGTGCTATGCGGAGCGTGCTTGCAGCGATGAAAGTGCGTGGTATGTCGCTTTATTCAAAAGCAGAACCGGGGCATGCATTGCCAACCAGTCTGGCAGAAGTAGGCAGACGGCATAGAGGAGTTGGAGGTGGAAATCTGCGCGCAGCGGTATTTGGCGTAAATGATGGTCTGGTTTCTACCGCCAGTCTGGTGTTGGGCGTTGCAGGTGCTGCTGCCAGTAATGCGGTTATTTTGCTTACCGGGATAGCAGGGTTATTGGCAGGTGCATTTTCCATGGCAGCGGGGGAGTATCTTTCTGTACGTTCTCAGCGGGAAATGTTTGAATATCAGATTGGACTTGAGCGGGCCGAACTGGAACAGTATCCACAAGAGGAAGCCGCCGAACTGGTTTTAATATTTAAAGCGAAGGGATTGTCTCAGGAAGAGGCAGACCACTTGGCTCAAAAAATCATTGCAGATCCCGATCGGGCCCTGGATACGCTGGCTCGTGAGGAACTGGGTTTGAACCCGGATGAATTAGGTTCACCCTGGGGGGCAGCTGGATTTTCTTTTGCCTCTTTCGCAGCGGGGGGGGCAATCCCCATTTTGCCATTTTTGTTTGGAAGTGGAGAGAAAAGCCTTTTCATCGCAATTGGTATGACAGGCGTTGCATTATATGCAGTTGGTGCTGTATTAAGTTTATTTACCGGACGAAATGCCTGGACAGGGGGGCTGCGTATGCTGCTTATTGGCAGTGCCGCAGGCGCTGCAACCTATCTTATTGGCAAGCTATTGGGAGTGTCGTTGGGTTAA
- a CDS encoding rhodanese-like domain-containing protein codes for MQHLTPKQAFELLQSKPEAVFIDVRSEMEYLFVGHPEGSILIPWVDAPDWEINPHFVSHVKTAASINRPVVLICRSGRRSIDAGEALEKAGLKEVYNVLHGFEGDLNEQHHRNLTNGWRHDNLPWGQT; via the coding sequence ATGCAGCATCTGACACCTAAGCAGGCTTTCGAACTACTTCAGTCTAAACCTGAAGCAGTGTTTATTGATGTCCGCAGCGAAATGGAATACCTGTTCGTCGGACACCCGGAAGGATCCATCCTCATTCCATGGGTTGATGCGCCAGACTGGGAAATCAATCCTCACTTTGTTTCCCATGTAAAAACCGCGGCCAGCATTAATCGGCCTGTCGTTCTCATTTGTCGATCCGGACGTCGATCAATTGATGCAGGTGAAGCACTTGAAAAAGCCGGGTTGAAAGAAGTATATAATGTGCTCCATGGCTTTGAAGGTGATCTGAATGAACAACACCACCGCAATTTGACCAACGGCTGGCGTCACGACAATCTCCCATGGGGACAAACTTGA
- the metH gene encoding methionine synthase, which translates to MKTNNRTDLIENLLKKRILILDGAMGTMIQRYKLEEADYRGERFADFAHDLKGNNDLLVLTQPQIIRAIHAAYLEAGADILETNTFNATSIAMADYHMEDLVYELNVEAARLAREVADEFEAKEPNKPRFVAGVLGPTNRTASISPDVNDPGFRNVNFDQLVVAYTEAIKGLLDGGADILMVETIFDTLNAKAALFAIEKYFDDHGFRMPIMISGTITDASGRTLSGQTTEAFWNSLSHVRPLSIGLNCALGANELRQYVEELSNKADVYVSAHPNAGLPNQFGEYDETPEAMAAEIGDWAAAGMLNIIGGCCGTSPAHIKAIAEAVSAYPPRQIPAIEKKCRLAGLEPFNIGEDSLFVNVGERTNVTGSKMFARLIINGEYDKALDVARQQVENGAQIIDINMDEAMLDSEAAMVKFLSLIASEPDISKVPIMIDSSKWSVIEAGLKCIQGKGIVNSISMKEGEADFIEKAKLVRRYGAAAIVMAFDEQGQADTKERKVEICTRAYKILTEQLDFPPEDIIFDPNIFAVATGIEEHNNYAVDFIEGTRAIKQTLPFVKVSGGVSNVSFSFRGNEPVREAIHTAFLYHAIEAGMDMGIVNAGQLGVYEDIPKDLLALVEDVLLNRRPDSTERLVEFAESFKGQTKEQIEDLSWRETDVGARLTHSLVRGITTYIIEDTEEARQKAERPIHVIEGPLMDGMNVVGDLFGAGKMFLPQVVKSARVMKQAVAHLVPYIEEEKLRSGEAIKAKGKIIMATVKGDVHDIGKNIVGVVLQCNNYDVVDLGVMVPAAKILQTAIDEKADIIGLSGLITPSLEEMAHVAKEMERLGMKLPLLIGGATTSLAHTAVKIEPNYSGPTIYVKDASRSVGVCTNLLSPELRVDYIESVKQDYTQVRDRHKNKKSASKRFTLAEARANALKTDWASYTPPVPAFIGLKVFKDYSLAEIAKHIDWTPFFQAWELHGRYPKILQDEVVGVEATKLFADAKAMLKSIVEEKWLQASGVIGLFPANRVGDDIEIYEDETRSQVKMTYHSLRQQMEKPPGRPNMCLADIVAPKETGIKDYVGAFAVTTGIGIDARVAEFEKNHDDYNAIMLKALADRLAEAFAELMHERVRREFWGYAKDEHLSNEDLIEEKYRGIRPAPGYPACPDHTEKGPLFDLLQAPENAGITITESFAMLPTAAVSGFYFSHPESSYFAVAKVEKDQVEDYAKRKGWDLETAERWLAPNLGYDTN; encoded by the coding sequence ATGAAAACAAATAATCGTACTGATTTGATCGAAAACCTGTTAAAAAAACGCATCCTGATCCTGGATGGCGCCATGGGTACCATGATTCAGCGATATAAACTGGAAGAAGCCGACTATCGAGGCGAGCGTTTTGCTGACTTTGCTCATGACTTGAAGGGTAACAATGATTTGCTGGTGCTGACCCAACCGCAAATCATTCGGGCTATTCATGCCGCCTATCTGGAGGCAGGTGCCGATATTCTGGAAACGAATACGTTCAATGCCACCTCCATTGCCATGGCGGATTACCACATGGAAGATCTGGTCTATGAGCTAAACGTAGAAGCGGCCAGACTGGCACGTGAGGTGGCGGATGAGTTTGAGGCAAAAGAGCCGAATAAGCCTCGTTTTGTGGCGGGTGTATTAGGTCCGACCAATCGTACGGCCAGCATTTCACCCGATGTAAATGATCCGGGTTTTCGCAATGTGAATTTTGATCAGTTAGTGGTGGCTTACACTGAAGCAATAAAAGGTCTGCTTGACGGTGGCGCAGACATTCTGATGGTTGAAACCATTTTCGATACGTTGAATGCAAAAGCCGCATTGTTTGCCATTGAAAAATATTTCGATGATCATGGTTTTCGTATGCCGATCATGATTTCCGGCACGATCACGGATGCCTCTGGAAGGACCCTTTCAGGTCAGACTACAGAAGCCTTCTGGAATTCCCTCTCACATGTGCGGCCACTCTCAATAGGGTTGAATTGCGCGTTGGGAGCAAATGAATTGCGTCAGTATGTAGAAGAACTATCTAACAAGGCTGATGTGTATGTAAGTGCTCACCCTAATGCAGGTTTGCCTAACCAGTTTGGTGAGTACGATGAAACACCGGAAGCAATGGCAGCTGAAATAGGTGATTGGGCAGCCGCCGGCATGCTGAACATTATCGGAGGCTGTTGCGGCACTTCACCTGCTCATATTAAAGCGATTGCAGAGGCAGTTAGCGCTTACCCTCCGCGTCAGATCCCCGCAATTGAAAAGAAATGCCGTTTGGCCGGACTTGAACCGTTTAATATTGGTGAGGACTCACTATTTGTCAACGTGGGGGAACGTACCAATGTGACCGGTTCGAAAATGTTCGCACGTCTGATTATAAATGGCGAATACGATAAAGCCCTGGATGTTGCCCGTCAGCAGGTAGAAAACGGCGCGCAGATTATCGACATCAACATGGATGAAGCCATGCTCGATTCTGAAGCGGCAATGGTGAAATTCCTTAGCCTGATCGCGTCCGAGCCGGATATCTCCAAAGTGCCGATCATGATTGATTCAAGCAAATGGTCTGTTATTGAAGCAGGTTTGAAGTGCATTCAAGGTAAAGGCATCGTCAACTCTATCAGTATGAAAGAGGGTGAGGCAGACTTTATCGAGAAGGCGAAACTGGTTCGTCGCTATGGCGCTGCGGCCATAGTCATGGCTTTCGATGAGCAGGGTCAGGCGGATACCAAAGAGCGTAAAGTGGAAATTTGTACCCGTGCTTACAAAATTCTGACCGAGCAGCTGGATTTTCCCCCGGAAGACATTATTTTCGATCCGAATATTTTTGCAGTGGCGACAGGTATCGAGGAACATAACAATTACGCAGTTGACTTCATTGAAGGTACACGCGCCATCAAGCAAACCTTGCCATTTGTCAAGGTAAGCGGGGGTGTTTCCAATGTGTCTTTCTCCTTCCGGGGTAATGAACCGGTACGTGAGGCTATTCATACCGCTTTTCTTTATCACGCCATTGAGGCGGGTATGGATATGGGAATCGTGAATGCAGGCCAATTGGGTGTTTATGAAGATATCCCCAAAGATTTGCTGGCGCTGGTGGAAGACGTATTGCTGAATCGGCGGCCGGATTCAACCGAACGTCTGGTCGAATTTGCTGAATCTTTTAAAGGTCAGACAAAAGAACAGATAGAAGACCTGTCATGGCGCGAAACTGATGTGGGCGCTCGCTTAACCCATTCGTTAGTCAGGGGAATCACTACCTACATCATTGAAGATACCGAAGAGGCGCGGCAAAAAGCCGAACGCCCCATCCATGTGATTGAAGGCCCATTGATGGATGGCATGAATGTGGTGGGGGATTTATTCGGAGCCGGCAAGATGTTCCTGCCCCAAGTGGTGAAGTCTGCTCGCGTCATGAAGCAAGCCGTGGCTCATCTGGTGCCGTATATCGAAGAAGAAAAACTTCGTAGCGGCGAAGCTATCAAGGCCAAGGGCAAGATCATCATGGCCACGGTTAAGGGTGATGTGCATGATATCGGTAAAAATATTGTAGGGGTCGTGCTGCAATGTAATAACTATGATGTGGTGGATCTCGGTGTCATGGTGCCGGCGGCTAAAATTTTGCAAACTGCGATTGATGAAAAAGCCGATATTATCGGGCTGTCTGGGCTGATTACGCCTTCGCTGGAAGAAATGGCCCATGTTGCCAAGGAAATGGAGCGGTTAGGGATGAAGTTGCCACTGCTGATTGGTGGTGCCACCACTTCACTCGCCCATACGGCAGTAAAAATCGAACCTAACTATAGCGGACCAACAATCTATGTGAAGGATGCCTCGCGTTCTGTGGGTGTGTGTACTAACTTACTTAGCCCTGAGTTGCGTGTTGACTATATTGAAAGTGTTAAACAGGACTATACGCAAGTCCGTGACAGACATAAGAACAAAAAATCTGCTTCAAAAAGATTCACTCTGGCAGAAGCACGTGCAAATGCATTAAAGACAGACTGGGCAAGCTATACACCTCCGGTACCTGCTTTTATTGGTCTGAAAGTATTCAAGGATTACTCACTGGCTGAAATTGCCAAACACATTGATTGGACACCATTCTTTCAGGCGTGGGAACTTCATGGAAGATACCCCAAAATTCTTCAGGATGAAGTGGTTGGCGTTGAGGCAACCAAGTTATTCGCAGATGCCAAAGCCATGCTGAAAAGCATTGTTGAAGAAAAGTGGTTGCAAGCCAGTGGTGTGATTGGTTTGTTCCCGGCCAATCGGGTTGGTGACGATATTGAAATATATGAAGATGAAACGCGTAGTCAGGTAAAAATGACGTACCACAGCTTGCGTCAGCAAATGGAAAAACCACCTGGCCGCCCGAACATGTGTCTGGCGGACATTGTCGCGCCAAAAGAAACCGGTATAAAAGATTATGTTGGCGCCTTTGCCGTGACCACGGGTATTGGTATTGATGCGCGCGTGGCTGAATTTGAAAAAAATCATGATGACTATAACGCCATTATGCTGAAAGCCCTTGCAGATCGGTTAGCGGAAGCTTTTGCTGAATTGATGCATGAACGTGTCCGCCGTGAATTCTGGGGTTATGCGAAAGATGAGCATCTGAGCAACGAAGATCTGATCGAAGAAAAATACCGTGGAATTCGCCCTGCTCCCGGCTACCCGGCCTGTCCTGATCATACAGAAAAAGGCCCGTTGTTTGATTTGTTGCAGGCACCGGAAAATGCGGGCATCACCATAACGGAAAGTTTTGCCATGCTGCCCACTGCTGCAGTGAGTGGCTTCTATTTTTCACATCCTGAATCCAGCTATTTCGCGGTGGCTAAAGTTGAAAAGGATCAGGTAGAAGACTACGCCAAACGTAAAGGGTGGGATCTGGAAACAGCAGAGCGCTGGCTGGCTCCCAATCTGGGGTATGACACAAACTAA
- a CDS encoding DUF1207 domain-containing protein, with the protein MVKRNQLAGIIRLFFLVLALQGTAQAAQISDDYLKGYLTSILERSLNWERGSYALDVQQGTATLTLPEGSSARQAQAREELRDIDGLQGLNFVNDKPEAQMPVKTKRLYKALAVTQSKVPLPTGDLFRPLIADPKQPQFFVSYRRYDISGTTINTGAVGFGESFGFYRLQGEKPGDGLQISLSGGLFAQFDLDAPSSDLVNADYIIGLPITYRRGDYSARVRLYHQSSHLGDEYLLRVKPERVNLSYEAVEVITSKKWDNWRAYFGGEYLLHREPANLDRISLHGGGEYIGSTNYWGIGRFVAGLDLKSFQEHGWSIDTSLKAGFEVGQPDPGGRRMRLMAEVFSGYAPHGQFYNERINYYGLGMYFGF; encoded by the coding sequence ATGGTTAAGCGCAATCAGTTGGCCGGTATTATTAGGCTGTTTTTTTTAGTACTTGCCTTGCAAGGCACGGCGCAAGCAGCGCAAATATCTGATGACTATTTGAAAGGATATCTGACATCCATTCTGGAGCGGTCGTTGAACTGGGAGCGAGGTAGTTACGCCCTGGATGTGCAGCAGGGAACTGCAACACTGACGCTACCCGAGGGAAGTTCAGCCAGACAAGCCCAGGCCAGAGAAGAGTTACGCGACATTGATGGGTTGCAGGGGCTGAATTTTGTAAATGACAAGCCAGAAGCCCAAATGCCTGTAAAGACCAAGAGATTGTATAAAGCGCTTGCAGTCACGCAGAGCAAGGTTCCTTTGCCAACAGGCGATCTCTTTCGCCCGCTCATTGCCGACCCTAAACAACCTCAGTTTTTTGTCAGCTATCGACGTTATGACATTTCCGGAACGACCATTAATACCGGAGCAGTTGGATTTGGCGAGAGTTTTGGTTTTTACCGGTTGCAAGGTGAAAAACCGGGTGATGGTTTGCAAATAAGCTTGTCTGGTGGGTTGTTCGCCCAGTTCGATCTGGATGCACCATCCAGCGATCTCGTTAACGCGGATTACATCATCGGGTTGCCCATAACGTATCGTCGAGGCGATTATTCTGCAAGAGTTCGCCTTTACCACCAAAGTTCTCATCTAGGTGATGAATATCTTCTGCGTGTGAAACCTGAACGGGTTAATCTGAGTTACGAAGCCGTGGAAGTCATCACCTCAAAGAAATGGGATAACTGGCGGGCCTATTTTGGTGGCGAATATCTGCTGCACCGGGAGCCTGCGAATCTGGATCGGATCAGTTTGCATGGCGGAGGAGAATATATCGGCTCTACAAACTACTGGGGCATTGGCCGTTTTGTGGCTGGTCTGGATCTCAAAAGCTTTCAGGAGCATGGCTGGTCAATTGATACCAGTCTCAAAGCAGGATTCGAGGTTGGACAGCCAGATCCAGGCGGTCGCCGCATGCGCCTGATGGCAGAAGTATTCAGTGGTTACGCGCCCCATGGGCAGTTTTATAACGAGCGCATCAATTATTATGGACTGGGAATGTATTTTGGCTTCTAA